The Pseudomonadota bacterium genome contains a region encoding:
- the rpsO gene encoding 30S ribosomal protein S15 yields MESSDATEVAKTTRKMGGIVAEDLETGTLKLSSQEQSEVIKKFQINSQDCGSPEVQIALMTRRLEILAKHFASNPKDNHSKKGMLDIISNRKSLLHYLRHEDVTRYRKTIAALGLRK; encoded by the coding sequence ATGGAATCTTCCGACGCTACAGAGGTAGCTAAAACAACAAGGAAAATGGGCGGAATTGTCGCAGAGGACCTTGAAACCGGCACATTAAAACTCTCTTCTCAGGAGCAATCTGAGGTTATCAAGAAGTTTCAAATCAACTCTCAAGATTGCGGCTCCCCTGAGGTGCAGATCGCCCTTATGACCCGTCGACTTGAGATCCTTGCCAAGCATTTTGCTTCAAATCCTAAGGATAATCATTCAAAAAAGGGGATGCTTGATATCATCTCCAACCGCAAGAGCCTGCTGCACTACCTACGTCACGAGGATGTTACTCGTTACCGCAAGACGATTGCAGCGCTTGGTCTTCGTAAGTAA
- the pnp gene encoding polyribonucleotide nucleotidyltransferase, whose translation MYIVEREFHGRTLKIESGRIAKQASGSVLVTYGESVVLVTACYGAEKDVDFFPLTVDYFEKTYAAGKIPGGFFRREGKLSEKETLVSRLIDRPCRPLFPEGFHREVQVIATVLSADDQNDTDVLALCGASAALMLSELPFEGPIAGVRVARAHGKLLINPTMAQIQISDLNFIVAGTRDAIVMVEGGAQEVPEAEVLEALFLAQEQLQIINGMQLELKEKLGKPTMEFKPKEYDADLVKRMTDFVMPQLKVAIKEREKLARRDAVGAARKALTAEFVKEGDVNAGVAAKTVAKVFEDAHYNAVRDLALDEGVRLDGRDTTTVRPISIEVGLLPRTHGSALFTRGETQSIVVATLGTESEAQRIDSLMGDGSKTFMLHYNFPPFSVGETKPMRGPGRREIGHGALAERAVRSMVPSIKEFPYVVRIVSEITESNGSSSMATVCGASLSMMDAGVPIKAPVAGVAMGLIKRDDKYVVLTDILGDEDHLGDMDFKVCGTATGITALQMDIKIKGLSRDIMDKAMIQARDGRLHILQEMNKAISAPKGQLSQYAPRIVIIKINPDRIRDIIGPGGKTIRSITESCGVKMEVGDDGTVSIASNDSTKVQNAIAIIESLTQEAVVGKIYRGIVKRLADFGAFVEIIPGTDGLVHISQIADEKIRCVGDVLSEGDEVWVKVLEVDRQGKVRLSMREAAYDMKQQAEQAEQA comes from the coding sequence ATGTACATAGTAGAAAGAGAGTTTCATGGGCGTACGCTCAAGATTGAGTCGGGACGCATAGCCAAGCAGGCTTCAGGTTCTGTGCTCGTTACTTACGGCGAGTCCGTAGTTCTGGTCACTGCATGTTACGGTGCAGAGAAGGATGTAGATTTCTTCCCCCTTACAGTTGATTACTTCGAGAAGACCTATGCCGCTGGTAAGATCCCTGGCGGATTCTTCCGCCGCGAGGGCAAGCTCAGCGAGAAAGAGACCTTAGTTTCGAGATTGATTGACAGGCCATGTCGACCACTTTTCCCAGAGGGATTTCACCGTGAGGTTCAGGTTATTGCAACCGTTCTTTCGGCTGATGATCAGAACGATACGGATGTATTGGCGTTATGCGGAGCATCCGCAGCCCTAATGCTCTCGGAGCTTCCGTTTGAGGGGCCAATAGCTGGGGTTCGTGTTGCGCGAGCGCACGGCAAGCTGCTGATCAATCCAACTATGGCGCAGATTCAAATCTCCGACCTCAACTTCATCGTTGCAGGCACTAGAGATGCGATCGTGATGGTAGAGGGCGGCGCTCAGGAGGTTCCTGAAGCCGAGGTGCTTGAGGCGCTTTTCCTTGCTCAAGAGCAGCTCCAGATAATCAACGGCATGCAGCTTGAGCTTAAAGAGAAGCTCGGTAAGCCGACGATGGAGTTTAAGCCTAAGGAGTACGATGCGGATCTAGTTAAGCGCATGACCGACTTTGTTATGCCGCAACTAAAGGTGGCTATTAAGGAGCGTGAGAAGCTTGCTCGACGCGATGCAGTTGGAGCGGCTCGCAAGGCCCTCACAGCAGAGTTCGTTAAAGAGGGAGATGTAAATGCCGGAGTTGCTGCAAAGACCGTAGCCAAGGTGTTTGAAGATGCGCACTACAACGCTGTGCGCGATCTAGCTCTTGATGAGGGGGTTCGTCTTGATGGTCGTGATACCACTACCGTTAGACCTATCTCAATCGAGGTCGGACTACTTCCCCGCACGCACGGCTCAGCTCTCTTCACTCGCGGAGAGACGCAGTCAATAGTTGTTGCAACGCTTGGTACAGAGTCAGAGGCTCAGAGGATCGATAGCCTAATGGGCGATGGTTCTAAGACCTTTATGCTGCACTATAACTTCCCACCGTTCTCAGTTGGCGAGACCAAGCCTATGAGAGGCCCTGGTCGTCGTGAGATCGGTCACGGAGCTTTAGCAGAGCGAGCAGTTCGTTCGATGGTTCCTAGCATCAAGGAGTTCCCGTACGTAGTTCGTATCGTATCGGAAATTACAGAGAGTAACGGCTCAAGCTCGATGGCCACCGTGTGTGGTGCAAGTCTATCGATGATGGATGCCGGCGTTCCGATTAAGGCGCCTGTAGCTGGAGTCGCGATGGGTCTGATTAAGCGCGACGATAAGTACGTCGTGTTGACAGATATCCTAGGTGATGAGGATCATCTTGGTGACATGGACTTCAAGGTGTGTGGTACTGCAACCGGTATTACCGCCCTGCAGATGGACATCAAGATCAAGGGCCTCAGCCGCGATATCATGGACAAGGCCATGATACAGGCGCGTGATGGTCGTCTACACATCTTGCAGGAGATGAATAAGGCTATCAGTGCTCCGAAAGGCCAGCTCAGTCAGTATGCGCCTCGCATCGTAATCATAAAGATCAATCCAGACAGGATCCGAGACATCATCGGACCCGGCGGAAAGACCATCCGTTCGATCACCGAGTCATGTGGTGTGAAGATGGAGGTTGGTGATGACGGCACCGTTTCGATTGCAAGCAACGACAGTACCAAGGTTCAGAACGCTATCGCGATAATCGAAAGCCTGACCCAGGAAGCTGTTGTTGGTAAGATCTATCGCGGTATCGTTAAGCGCTTGGCAGATTTCGGCGCGTTCGTTGAGATTATTCCTGGAACCGATGGGCTTGTTCACATCTCCCAGATCGCAGATGAGAAGATTCGTTGCGTAGGCGACGTTCTCAGCGAGGGTGATGAGGTATGGGTTAAGGTTCTTGAGGTCGATAGACAGGGTAAGGTCCGTCTCTCGATGAGGGAAGCCGCTTACGACATGAAACAGCAAGCTGAGCAGGCTGAGCAGGCGTAA